From the genome of Candidatus Defluviilinea proxima:
ATCGTTTCACCTCAAATGATAAGAGTCGGGAGCAAGCTCCCGACTCCCTGTTTTATTTCTTGACCACACCCGCTTTGACAGTTTCACCGTCAAATGAGTCTTCCACAATGGATGCCCCTTCAGGCGGACTGCCAAACATGAGGTCAGATGTCAGCGTTTCAGCAGTGATGTAATCCTTATGCGCCTCAATAGCGGACCTCAAGCCTGCGGAGGCCTCGACGAACAACTCTATGCGATCGGCCACATCCAGATCAGCACTCTTCCGAAGGTCTTGCACACGGCGGACAAATTCTCTCGCCAAACCTTCCTGCACAAGTTCAGGCGTCAACTCAGTGACGAGTGCCGCTACATACGGGCCGTCCTCAGCGACAGCGAAACCTTCCTTCGCCTGCGCCTTCACTTCAACTTCCTCCGCAAGGATGCCATACTCAACATCTTCGAGCGTCACCTTTACAGGCTGACCAGACATCAACGTGCGGGCAACATCTTCAGGGTTCAACGCGAGGATCGCCTTTTGCAAAGCAGGGAATTTATTCCCATACTTCTGCCCCAACTGCTTGGGCAACGGCTTGACTGCGTGCGATACAGCTTCAGTCGCGGCATCCAGCAAACGGACTTGTTTGACGTTCAATTCATCAGTGAACAGGTCGGCATAGGTTTCAACAGCTTTGCGCTCGTTGGCATTACCAAGTGAGAACGCCACTTCGGCCAACGGCTGACGTACTTTGCGATTCGCCTTCTGACGGGCGGAATGCCCGAGCGAGACGAGTTTCATGACGAGGTTCATATCGCTGTTGAGCATCTCATCGATCATCTCAGTCAACACCTTGGGCCATTCAGCGAGATGCACAGACTCAGGTGCAGATGAATCCACCGAGCGGACGAGATTCTGGTACATTTCGTCGGCAAGGAAAGGCATGGAGGGCGCAAGCAACTTCGAGATTGTAACAAGAGCCGTATACAAAGTGGAGTAAGCGGCCTGTTTGTCAGAGTCCGATTCAGATTTCCAGAAGCGACGGCGGGAGCGTCTCAAGTACCACGTGGACAATTTCTCCACGAAGCCTTCGATCGGGCGCGTCGCGTTTGGCACATCATATTTTTCGTATGCTTCCGTCACGTCACGGACGAGCACATTGAGTTCCGATAACAACCAACGGTCAAGATCACTCGTTGCGATCGGGCTGGTGGTGACGGTGGGTTTATCGAGATTCGCGTACGTCACGAAGAACGAATACACATTCCACAACGTGAGTGTGAAACTTCGAATGACCTCACCCACCAACTCTGAAGAGAAGCGACGTTCCTGTCCTGGGGGAGACGCGGTGTAGAGATACCAGCGGAAGGCGTCGGCACCATTGACGCTCAACACATCCCACGGAGCGATGATGTTGCCTTTCGACTTGGACATCTTGAGTCCTTCGCCATCGAGGATGAGGCCGAGACAGATCACGTTCTTGAACGAAACATCATCATTGAGCAACGTGCTGATGGCGTGGAGGGAATAGAACCAACCGCGTGTCTGGTCAACGGCTTCGCAGATGTAATCAGCTGGGAACTGTTGCTTGAATTTATCCTGATTCTCAAACGGATAGTGCCACTGTGCATACGGCATGGAGCCTGAGTCGAACCACACGTCGATCAAGTCCGGGACGCGCGTCATCTTGCCGCCGCACTCGGAACAATCCCAATGGACGTTATCCACATACGGACGATGCAAATCAAGTTCGCTGAGGTCCTTGCCTGCTTTTGCAGAAAGCTCAGCCACTGACCCGACACCTTCACGATGTTTACAACCAGCACACTCCCAGATCGGGAGCGGTGTACCCCAATAGCGTTCACGGCTCAAAGCCCAGTCGATATTGTTGGAAAGCCAATTACCAAAGCGACCTTCCTTCACGTGCTCTGGAACCCAGTTGATCGTGTTATTCAGGCCAACGAGTTTATCGCGGAATTGGCTTGTGCGGATGTACCACGACTCACGCGCGTAATAAAGCAATGGAGTCTTACAACGCCAGCAGAACGGATATGTGTGAGTGTATCCTTCCCACTTATAAAGCAGACCACGAGCGGTCAGATCTTCGATGATAAGCGGGTCGGCATCTTTGACGAACACACCGCGCCACGGAGTCACTTCGTTCATGAACGTGCCATTCGGCAAAACGGTCATCAACACGGGCAAATCATATTTCTTGCCCGTCTCCATATCTTCCTGACCGAATGCAGGAGCCGTGTGAACTAAGCCTGTGCCATCTTCGGTTGTGACGTAATCAGCGGTCACCACGTAATAGGCAGGCTTGTCCACAGGCATGAAGGTATACAAAGGCTGGTACTTCATTCCATGAAGCTTCTTGCCTTTGAACGTATCAACGACTTTAACTTCTTCTTCACCGAACACCTTTTGAACGAGTGCCTTGGCAAGGATCAACTTCTCTTTCGTGCCGTTGTTATCACGTTCGATGGTGACATAGTCTACATCGGGGTGCGCGACAACAGCCACGTTGCCAGGCAACGTCCACGGAGTCGTCGTCCACACCAACAACGAAGTATCAGGCTTATCTACCAGTGGCATGCGGACAAAGACCGATGGGTCGGTCGCATCATCGTAACCGAGGGCAACTTCATGGTCAGAAAGAGGCGTGCCACAACGTGGGCAATACGGCACAACCTTATAACCTTTGTAGAGCAGGTCTTTATCCCAGAAATTTTTCAAGATCCACCAGATCGACTCGATGTAGTCGTTGGTGTAGGTCACATACGCGTCTTCGAGGTCCACCCAATACGCGATGCGGTCGGTCATCTTTTCCCAATCTTGAATATAGGTAAAAACGGACTTACGACAAAGCTCATTGAACTTATCGATGCCATATTCTTCGATCTGCTGTTTGTTGGTAAAACCCAACTGCTTCTCAACTTCGATCTCAACCGGCAGACCATGCGTATCCCAACCGCCACGGCGCGAGACGTGATAACCGCGCATGATCTTGTAACGCGGGAACATGTCCTTGAACGCGCGCGCCAACACATGGTGCACGCCAGGCTTTCCGTTTGCAGTTGGAGGGCCTTCGTAAAATACATACTCGGGTCCGCCTTTGCGTTGTTCAACGGTCTTCTTGAAGATCCCGGCTTGCTTCCAGAACTTCAGCACGTTCTCTTCCATCGAAGTCACATTGAGTTTTGAATTAACAGGTTTAAACATAGTTCGTCTCCTAGTTTCCTAGTCAGGTAATCTTGTATTAAAACAAAAACTCTCATCTCTAACAGAGACGAGAGAAATCCCGCGGTACCACTCTGGTTCTTTGTCAACGACAAAGCACTCCATGGACGACTAACATCATCCTGTTCCTGTAACGTAGAACAACCACGGCTCGCTTACTTTTGAATTTCAGCTTACGGCTCCGAGATGATTTTCGATCTGCTCTGTTGACCTGCTCGCACCAATTCCGCAGGCTCTCTGACAACTTCTCAGATCTACTCGTTCTCTTCACTGCCTTTGTGTTTCAAGCATTATGCCACAACTCAATTTGACCGTCAACAAATTAAGCAGGATAATTCGACACATGAGTACTCTTCATATCGACGCCGACGCAATCCCAGAAACTTCACATCACCAAATTCTCACCGCCTCTCACGTGGACCTGAACCTGCCCCAGCCTCCGAAGCGCTTTTTCCGCCACGGATGGCAATCCTGGACGTTCACTTCTTGGCTTGATCCATCCGAGCCACCGCTCCCCGTCCGTGTCCCTGAATTCCGTGTTAAGGATGAGGATCCCGCTTACGCCTTTCACAAAAACCACATCAGCGCGTGGGTCGGTGCTGTGGAAATGGGCGAAGACGATATCATTCTCATTGGCGCATTAGGCTTGGGCGGTCGTGTTGAACTGGATGGGCACATGCTCAAAGGGTTTTATGAATTCACAGAACAAGATAATAACTCACCCCAAGAATGGCTGGTCGCCCGTGGAAAAGAAGACGATGTCTTCGAAAAATATACAACCGCTCTTGAAATGAAGTTCGGGAAAACCCGTTTCGAGAAAGCACCTCGTGTTTGGTGCTCATGGTATTCCCTATTTAAATGGATTAACGAACCCATCCTCACGAAAGCCTTACACGAATTGGGCGACCTGCCTTTTGATGTCTTCCAAATTGACGATGGCTGGCAGGATAACAGCGGACATTGGAATGCAGGCAAAAACTTCCCTTTGGGCATGGATGCATTCGCTGACAAGATCAAAGCCACTGGCCGCACCGCAGGGATTTGGCTTTCGCCTTTTATTGTCACTCCAAATTTAAACATCTTTCACGATCATAGTGATTGGCTTCTCCGCGATGAACATGGGAACCTTGTCCCTGCGGGCCTGAACTGGACAGGCTCGACGTATGCACTGGATATCACTCACCCCGAAGTTTTAGATTGGCTCGATACACTCATCCGTAAAGTGGTTGGTTGGGGATATGAGTATCTCAAACTTGATTTTCTTTATGCAGGTGCGGCAATCGGCAAACGCTATAAAGATATTCCGCGTGAGGAAGCATATCGCAATGCCATGCAGGTGGTACGAGAAGCCGCAGGCGATGCATATATCCTTGCGTGTGGCGCACCGATCATCCCATCGCTTGGGTTATGTGATGGCATTCGTATTGGGCCAGATGTCAGCCCGTATTGGCTCAACAGAGCCATGACTGTTTGGCTAAACAACCCCAACGATACATCCACGCAGAATGCCATTCGGACCAGTATTCACCGCTTGTGGCTAAAACCGCTTGTAAATATTGATCCTGACGTGATGTACTTCCGTAGGAAATATAACGCGCTCAAACCATGCGAAAATCAATTACTTGAAGATCTAGGGATACTTACAGGGTTCAAAGCCACTTCCGATCTGCCGAGATGGTGGAAACTTTCAGAGAAGGAAAAGGTTCAGGAATTTCTGGATACAGATTCAAAGGTCCAGAAAAAGAGGCGATATCAATATACAATTGATGGGCGCAATGTGGATTTTAGTCCTGCAATTCCAGTCACAACATCAAACTTGGAAATCCCAGTCTGGCTGGCAAAATATACAGGGCTATTGAAGATCGTCTGGTATCAGGCACTACCTGCCATCATTGAGAGTTGGTTTTAATCGCATTGCAATGCAATTCAATTCTCAAATAACGGAAAGCTTTCAGGTATAAGATTTATCATGCCGGTCAGAATTTTGATCATCGAAAACAATAAGGCAGTTGCTCAAGACCTCGCCAGCCGTTTAGGTAGGTTTGGATACGAGGTCGCTGGCATTTGCACGTCTGGCAGTAAGGCGATGCAAACCATCAAAGAACTGGAGCCCGATCTGATCGTCATGAATACCCGTCTGCAAAAAGGGATGGATGGGATTCAAACCGGCAAGCTAGTTCGAGCCAAGCATAATATTCCCATTGTTTACATGGCGCAAGTGGCCGGGCAGTCAACTATTCAACAATCGAAAAGTGCGGGGCCATTCGGGTATCTCTTCCTCCCGTTTTCAGATAAACAAATATTCACAACCCTAGAGATCGCCCTGCTACGAAACCGCTACGAAAAGGAGATCCAACGGCAGGCAGAGCGGGCTCAAATGCTGGTGTTATCGGCTGAGCAGTTTAATTCAAACTTGGATTTCAAAACTGTACTGAATACTATTTGTGTTCTCACACACAGAACACTTAAGGCATCGGCCACCGGCATGTTTCTGCTAAACGCCCAAAAGGATACCTATTCTCAAGTTGAATTCATAAGCAAAGTTGTCTCACTGCAAAAGTACAAGGAACTACATTTTGAACTCCCGATATCATTCGTCAACTCTTTTCTCTCGACGAAGAAGCAAATTCTCGTTGTCGAAGACATAAAGAGAGTCAAACGAGATCTGCCTTATGCGCAAATGATCCGCGATGAGAATATTCAAAGCGTGGTGATCGTCGGTGTATTTCATCAAAAGGTGTTGTTGGGGGTTTTGGTCTCGAGCTTTATCAAACCACCGAAATCTCTGCAAAACGCAGACCTTGACCTATTAAGAGGTCTTGCTGATCAGGCGGCCATTGCCATCACCAATGCAAATTTATTCAAACAGGTGCAAATCGGGCGCGAATACCAGCGAAAGCTGGCAAAAAGTATTGTCAATGTTCAGGAGGAAGAAAGACGACATATCGCGCGGGAATTGCATGACCATCTAGGGCAGGTCTTAACGGGTCTACAGTTCATGCTTGAGAATACCAAGAATCAAACTGGGGATAAGCAACGAACCGGTATTGAAGAGATCCAAAAGGCAATCGGTGAAGTGATCGGGCAAGTACGGGAAATGTCACTTAATCTACGTCCCAGCATGTTGGATGATATGGGCTTGTTACCCACCCTGCAATGGCATGTGGAACGATTCGAATTACAAACAGGTATTCACGTTAATTTTAAGGGATACAATCACGAAGGAAGGTTCCCGCAAGAGATCGAGACGGCCGCCTACCGGATCGTCCAAGAGGCTCTCACAAATGTGGCTCGTTATGCAAAAGTAAAAGAGGTGTTTGTAGGCCTCTTGGTTCAAGAGGAAACACTTTGGATCGAAATACTCGATCAAGGAGCTGGGTTCCATCAATCGGTAGACACGAACAAACCGACTTCAGGATTAAGCGGAATGCGCGAGAGGGCCAGTCTGGTTGGCGGCTATATCATTATCGAGTCGTTTATCAACCAGGGTACACAGATCGTAGCCGCCCTCCCGCTTACCAACAAGCCACTTGAAAGGAGAAAGATTGAGCGCAATCACGGTCGTGCTGGCAGATGATCACCCAATCGTCCGTCAAGGACTACGTCATTTATTGGACAGTAACCCGGAGTTCCACGTAGTCGGAGAAGCCGGCGATGGGCTGGAAGCAATCCATTTGATCGAGACTTTGAAGCCAAATGTATTGGTTGTGGATATGATGATGCCGGGTCTAAACGGACTGGAAGTTTTGCGTCAACTTAAGAAGCTTTCACCTACCACCCGATCCATTGTCCTCTCTATGCAAAGCGCAAATGCATATGTCGTAGAAGCTTTGAAACTGGGAGCTGACGGATACATACTCAAAGAAACAGGTCCCAGTGAACTAGTAAATGCAATCTATGCTGTCATACAGGGAAACCGATATATCAGCGAGAAATTGGCCGAACGTCTTGAAGGCACAGGCCGACAGGCAAATGAGGCGCCTCTGGACACTTACCAAACTCTTACCGCGAGGGAACGTGAGATATTGCAACTCATGGCTGAAGGAAAATCCAGTGCTGAGATCGGGGAGAAACTTGTAATTAGTCCGCGAACTGTTGAAGTACATCGCAGTAAAGTTATGAAAAAGCTGGCACTACATAATATGGCAGAGGTGATCAAGTATGCGATCAAACGCGGTATCTTGCCCATAGACGAGTAATACAAATAAGATAAAACGATCTGTAAATAGTTTATGTAGACAGACACCTGCACTCCAAGGTGTCTGTTTTGTTTTCAGTTGCAATGATGTTTGCCTATAAGCGAACGTTATGCCTTATCTACTTTTAGGTGCAATACAACTCTCTAGGGCCCTTCGCACCTTACAGGCCTGTAATCTTTCTGCAACTTAATATAAGTACGTATACGTATCTTCATTCAGGACAAGTTCAGGCAAAATATATTCGGATAAATCCATATTAATGAAAGGAGCCATGTGATGAAATCCAATCGTTTATTTCAATTGATATTAATACCCATTACGCTCATGGCACTTATCGGGTCAGCTCAAACCATTGATGCCCCGACCAAAGCTCAACCAGAATTAATTCAACTGGCACTTGCAAATCCTAATCAGGATGTTTCCGTTATTGTACAAAAAATTGGCAACTCCACCTTGCCAGAAGCAGAAGTTACAAAGCTAGGCGGTAGAGTCGCTGGCGATTTAAGCATCATCAATTCGTTTTATGCGGAGACAACAGCAAAAGCGGCCGTTGAACTATCGCGTGTGGATTCAGTTCGATGGGTCAGCTTGGACGCGAAGGTCAATTCATCTGCTTGTTCGCAATGTATCGACACAAAAAATCTGGCGAGCTCTTATATCTCCACGATCCGTGCAGATAAAACCTGGAATACAGACCCAACTTATCTTCAAGGAAAAGGCATAGGAATCGCCATCGTCGATAGCGGTGTCAATTCAACCGGTGATTTTTATACAAACGCAGGCACAAACCGCCAGATCGCCAATGTCCGTTTCAACACTGACTACAATCAAAGCGCTACAGATGGATACGGCCATGGAACTCATATTGCAAGCGTGGCAGCCGGTGACGGAAGCGACTCGTCTGGCAAGTATATCGGCGTGGCGCCGATGGCCAATGTTATTAACGTCAAGGTCAGCAACGACGATGGAAGCGCAAAATCGTCAGACGTTATCAAGGGCTTGCAGTGGATCTTGAATAACAAAGATACGTACAACATACGCGTTGTAAATATATCTTTCAATAGCACTGTTGCCGAATCATATAACACCAGCCCGCTAGATGCGGCAGTGGAAGTTCTCTGGTTCAACAAGATCGTTGTTGTTGTGTCTGCAGGTAATCAGGCAAATGGAGTTGTATACCCACCAGCCAATGATCCGTTCGTCATCACTGTTGGGGCTACAGATGATAAAGGTACAACATCCCTTAACGATGATATCGTTACATCTTTCTCCGCTTATGGAACAACTGCAGATGGTGTAATCAAGCCTGATCTTGTTGCGCCCGGCAAAAATATCATCGCCCGAATCGTCAACATGAATATGGGTATTGCCAAAGCCCATCCCGCAAACATAATTTCCAACAGTTATTTCAAGGTCTCTGGCACTTCTGTATCCGCACCAATGGTTAGTGGAGCGGTTGCGACCTTGCTACAAGCAGAACCTAATTTGAATCCTGATCAAGTAAAGTATCGGTTGAAATCCACAGCCAATACAAATTGGAATGGTTATGATCCAACTAAAGCAGGCGCCGGGTATTTGGACATCTTTGCGGCAACAAGGACAAGCACTACAGACACTACCAACACCGATCTCCTTCCCAGTCAATTGCTTACTACAGGCTCAGAACCCATCACATGGGGCAGTATTGGCTGGAACTCGATCGGTTGGAATTCAATTGGTTGGAACTCGATTGGATGGAATTCAATCGGTTGGAATTCCATAGGATGGAATAGTGACTACTGGGGCCAATAAGGCTCAACCAGTTTTCAGATTCACTTCTTACTATCGCATCAGGACGTAATTACAAAACAAGGAATTTACCATGCACCATACATCACAGGTCATTTTGGCTACAGTCTTGTGTATCATCGCTGTAGTTGAATATTCAAAAAAAACATATACACACTACTGTCTATCAACAGTCAGTTGGAACGGGTAAATCCTACGCAGTCAAAAAAACAAGGACCTTCGAGGGGAAGCCTCGAAGGTCCTTGTTTTGTCAGCAGGCTATATGCTTAACAAAACTGCAACGGGCTCTCTTCTTAAAACACCTTG
Proteins encoded in this window:
- a CDS encoding isoleucine--tRNA ligase, whose protein sequence is MFKPVNSKLNVTSMEENVLKFWKQAGIFKKTVEQRKGGPEYVFYEGPPTANGKPGVHHVLARAFKDMFPRYKIMRGYHVSRRGGWDTHGLPVEIEVEKQLGFTNKQQIEEYGIDKFNELCRKSVFTYIQDWEKMTDRIAYWVDLEDAYVTYTNDYIESIWWILKNFWDKDLLYKGYKVVPYCPRCGTPLSDHEVALGYDDATDPSVFVRMPLVDKPDTSLLVWTTTPWTLPGNVAVVAHPDVDYVTIERDNNGTKEKLILAKALVQKVFGEEEVKVVDTFKGKKLHGMKYQPLYTFMPVDKPAYYVVTADYVTTEDGTGLVHTAPAFGQEDMETGKKYDLPVLMTVLPNGTFMNEVTPWRGVFVKDADPLIIEDLTARGLLYKWEGYTHTYPFCWRCKTPLLYYARESWYIRTSQFRDKLVGLNNTINWVPEHVKEGRFGNWLSNNIDWALSRERYWGTPLPIWECAGCKHREGVGSVAELSAKAGKDLSELDLHRPYVDNVHWDCSECGGKMTRVPDLIDVWFDSGSMPYAQWHYPFENQDKFKQQFPADYICEAVDQTRGWFYSLHAISTLLNDDVSFKNVICLGLILDGEGLKMSKSKGNIIAPWDVLSVNGADAFRWYLYTASPPGQERRFSSELVGEVIRSFTLTLWNVYSFFVTYANLDKPTVTTSPIATSDLDRWLLSELNVLVRDVTEAYEKYDVPNATRPIEGFVEKLSTWYLRRSRRRFWKSESDSDKQAAYSTLYTALVTISKLLAPSMPFLADEMYQNLVRSVDSSAPESVHLAEWPKVLTEMIDEMLNSDMNLVMKLVSLGHSARQKANRKVRQPLAEVAFSLGNANERKAVETYADLFTDELNVKQVRLLDAATEAVSHAVKPLPKQLGQKYGNKFPALQKAILALNPEDVARTLMSGQPVKVTLEDVEYGILAEEVEVKAQAKEGFAVAEDGPYVAALVTELTPELVQEGLAREFVRRVQDLRKSADLDVADRIELFVEASAGLRSAIEAHKDYITAETLTSDLMFGSPPEGASIVEDSFDGETVKAGVVKK
- a CDS encoding alpha-galactosidase, producing MDLNLPQPPKRFFRHGWQSWTFTSWLDPSEPPLPVRVPEFRVKDEDPAYAFHKNHISAWVGAVEMGEDDIILIGALGLGGRVELDGHMLKGFYEFTEQDNNSPQEWLVARGKEDDVFEKYTTALEMKFGKTRFEKAPRVWCSWYSLFKWINEPILTKALHELGDLPFDVFQIDDGWQDNSGHWNAGKNFPLGMDAFADKIKATGRTAGIWLSPFIVTPNLNIFHDHSDWLLRDEHGNLVPAGLNWTGSTYALDITHPEVLDWLDTLIRKVVGWGYEYLKLDFLYAGAAIGKRYKDIPREEAYRNAMQVVREAAGDAYILACGAPIIPSLGLCDGIRIGPDVSPYWLNRAMTVWLNNPNDTSTQNAIRTSIHRLWLKPLVNIDPDVMYFRRKYNALKPCENQLLEDLGILTGFKATSDLPRWWKLSEKEKVQEFLDTDSKVQKKRRYQYTIDGRNVDFSPAIPVTTSNLEIPVWLAKYTGLLKIVWYQALPAIIESWF
- a CDS encoding response regulator, yielding MPVRILIIENNKAVAQDLASRLGRFGYEVAGICTSGSKAMQTIKELEPDLIVMNTRLQKGMDGIQTGKLVRAKHNIPIVYMAQVAGQSTIQQSKSAGPFGYLFLPFSDKQIFTTLEIALLRNRYEKEIQRQAERAQMLVLSAEQFNSNLDFKTVLNTICVLTHRTLKASATGMFLLNAQKDTYSQVEFISKVVSLQKYKELHFELPISFVNSFLSTKKQILVVEDIKRVKRDLPYAQMIRDENIQSVVIVGVFHQKVLLGVLVSSFIKPPKSLQNADLDLLRGLADQAAIAITNANLFKQVQIGREYQRKLAKSIVNVQEEERRHIARELHDHLGQVLTGLQFMLENTKNQTGDKQRTGIEEIQKAIGEVIGQVREMSLNLRPSMLDDMGLLPTLQWHVERFELQTGIHVNFKGYNHEGRFPQEIETAAYRIVQEALTNVARYAKVKEVFVGLLVQEETLWIEILDQGAGFHQSVDTNKPTSGLSGMRERASLVGGYIIIESFINQGTQIVAALPLTNKPLERRKIERNHGRAGR
- a CDS encoding response regulator transcription factor, giving the protein MTVVLADDHPIVRQGLRHLLDSNPEFHVVGEAGDGLEAIHLIETLKPNVLVVDMMMPGLNGLEVLRQLKKLSPTTRSIVLSMQSANAYVVEALKLGADGYILKETGPSELVNAIYAVIQGNRYISEKLAERLEGTGRQANEAPLDTYQTLTAREREILQLMAEGKSSAEIGEKLVISPRTVEVHRSKVMKKLALHNMAEVIKYAIKRGILPIDE
- a CDS encoding S8 family peptidase yields the protein MKSNRLFQLILIPITLMALIGSAQTIDAPTKAQPELIQLALANPNQDVSVIVQKIGNSTLPEAEVTKLGGRVAGDLSIINSFYAETTAKAAVELSRVDSVRWVSLDAKVNSSACSQCIDTKNLASSYISTIRADKTWNTDPTYLQGKGIGIAIVDSGVNSTGDFYTNAGTNRQIANVRFNTDYNQSATDGYGHGTHIASVAAGDGSDSSGKYIGVAPMANVINVKVSNDDGSAKSSDVIKGLQWILNNKDTYNIRVVNISFNSTVAESYNTSPLDAAVEVLWFNKIVVVVSAGNQANGVVYPPANDPFVITVGATDDKGTTSLNDDIVTSFSAYGTTADGVIKPDLVAPGKNIIARIVNMNMGIAKAHPANIISNSYFKVSGTSVSAPMVSGAVATLLQAEPNLNPDQVKYRLKSTANTNWNGYDPTKAGAGYLDIFAATRTSTTDTTNTDLLPSQLLTTGSEPITWGSIGWNSIGWNSIGWNSIGWNSIGWNSIGWNSDYWGQ